The Candidatus Zixiibacteriota bacterium genome has a window encoding:
- a CDS encoding heavy metal-associated domain-containing protein, whose protein sequence is MRIFSVCLMLVALFAFGSSAIAGEGCPSSKAKLTKANSDGHTGACVPGKDCEVVIFTVSNMTCGGCVGRITKTLTAVEGVHGVKVSLEKGTATVHYKIDSKVEPSMLTAVVTKAGYPAKLSDAKATGAKAAHGGCDPAKCKDKKACCPGKK, encoded by the coding sequence ATGCGTATATTTTCGGTATGTTTGATGTTGGTCGCTCTCTTTGCGTTTGGCAGCTCGGCGATTGCCGGTGAGGGATGTCCTTCCTCCAAAGCCAAGTTGACCAAAGCTAATAGCGATGGACACACGGGCGCTTGTGTTCCGGGTAAGGATTGTGAAGTCGTTATTTTTACCGTATCGAACATGACTTGCGGCGGATGCGTCGGTAGAATTACCAAAACTCTGACGGCCGTTGAAGGCGTTCATGGCGTCAAGGTCAGCCTTGAGAAAGGTACCGCCACCGTTCATTATAAGATAGATTCCAAGGTGGAACCTTCTATGTTGACGGCGGTTGTTACCAAAGCCGGTTATCCGGCCAAATTGTCTGACGCCAAGGCCACCGGTGCAAAGGCCGCTCACGGCGGTTGCGACCCGGCCAAGTGCAAAGACAAAAAGGCCTGCTGCCCGGGCAAGAAATAA